One Desulfatitalea tepidiphila genomic region harbors:
- the cydB gene encoding cytochrome d ubiquinol oxidase subunit II, giving the protein MALQNIWFLLWGLLWAIYFITDGFDLGIGSLYPFLGKSDADKRTMINAMGPVWDGNQVWLLTAGGVTFAAFPLVYAVMFSSLYTALMLILFALIIRGVSFEFRHKIDDPKWTKIWDTCIFVGSVLPAILFGVAFANIFRGIPFDQEGVYQGTLLTLLNPYGLLGGLLFLLLFLQHGSLWLSVRSQGPIHDRAVKTANGIWPVLLVVAVVFLIATKFATGLYDNYLAHPVLFVIVLLAVAGLFGAKVFLSRKEIFKAWVASAVTIIGCTFFGVVGLFPNLFPSSIDPAYSLTAHNASSSPLTLKIMLFVALFFVPLVLAYQIWSYQLFKDKIRTEDMMY; this is encoded by the coding sequence ATGGCACTACAGAACATATGGTTTTTGCTTTGGGGGTTGCTCTGGGCGATCTACTTCATTACGGACGGATTCGACCTGGGGATCGGATCGCTCTATCCCTTCCTGGGCAAGAGCGACGCGGACAAGCGCACCATGATCAACGCCATGGGGCCGGTTTGGGATGGGAATCAGGTGTGGCTGCTGACCGCCGGCGGCGTCACCTTCGCCGCATTTCCGCTGGTCTACGCAGTCATGTTTTCGTCGCTTTACACCGCCTTGATGCTTATTCTCTTCGCCTTGATCATCCGGGGTGTGTCGTTCGAATTCCGGCACAAGATCGACGACCCCAAATGGACGAAGATATGGGACACCTGCATTTTTGTCGGCAGCGTGCTGCCCGCCATTCTTTTCGGGGTAGCCTTTGCCAACATCTTCCGGGGCATACCGTTCGATCAGGAAGGGGTCTACCAGGGCACCCTGCTGACCCTTCTCAACCCCTATGGCCTGCTGGGCGGCCTGCTCTTTTTACTGCTCTTCCTGCAGCACGGATCCCTTTGGCTCTCCGTTCGCAGTCAGGGCCCCATTCACGACCGGGCCGTTAAAACGGCCAACGGCATCTGGCCGGTCCTGCTGGTGGTCGCTGTGGTCTTTCTGATCGCCACCAAATTCGCCACCGGGCTCTATGACAACTACCTGGCCCATCCCGTGCTCTTCGTCATCGTCCTTCTGGCCGTGGCCGGTCTCTTCGGGGCCAAGGTCTTCCTGTCCAGAAAAGAGATCTTCAAGGCCTGGGTCGCATCGGCCGTGACCATCATCGGCTGCACCTTTTTCGGCGTGGTCGGGCTCTTCCCCAACCTGTTCCCGTCGAGCATCGATCCGGCCTACAGTCTGACCGCCCACAACGCCTCGTCCAGCCCGCTGACCCTGAAAATCATGCTCTTCGTGGCATTGTTTTTCGTGCCCCTGGTACTGGCGTATCAGATCTGGTCCTATCAGCTGTTCAAAGACAAGATCCGCACCGAAGACATGATGTACTAG
- a CDS encoding acyl-CoA thioesterase, producing the protein MTIDQLHALPLYHRQTIPDDYMDAMGHMNVRWYMALFDEATWGLFDDVGLTAAYFKAHQAGGFALRQFINYWSEVHAGQTVAVHTRLLGRSAKRFHFMHFIINETTCQAAASLESLGTHADLRQRKSSPLPPAIAERLDAHLARNQRLDWQAPVCGAITLLPDPAI; encoded by the coding sequence GTGACCATCGACCAGCTTCACGCGCTGCCCCTGTACCATCGCCAGACCATTCCCGACGATTACATGGACGCCATGGGCCACATGAATGTGCGCTGGTACATGGCCCTGTTCGACGAGGCTACCTGGGGGCTTTTCGATGACGTGGGGCTGACCGCCGCCTACTTCAAGGCCCACCAGGCCGGCGGATTCGCCCTGCGGCAGTTCATCAACTACTGGAGCGAGGTGCACGCCGGCCAGACCGTGGCCGTGCACACCCGGCTTCTGGGAAGATCGGCCAAGCGCTTCCACTTCATGCACTTCATCATCAATGAGACCACCTGTCAGGCGGCCGCCAGCCTGGAGTCCCTGGGCACCCATGCCGATCTGCGGCAACGCAAATCCTCACCCTTGCCGCCGGCCATCGCCGAGCGGCTCGACGCCCACCTGGCAAGAAACCAGCGGCTTGACTGGCAGGCCCCGGTGTGCGGCGCCATCACCCTTTTGCCCGACCCGGCCATATAG
- a CDS encoding molybdopterin-dependent oxidoreductase: MKKHINTLCFMCSVRCPIQVEVENEQVISIRGNPHVPAMKGGVCPKGVAAVAALNDTQRIQSPLIRTGERGSGQWKRVSWEDALDYTADRCKAIFDTYGAKSAVYCERANLISDISKSFQKAIGSPNHFTHDTVCKGSINTACRSMIGYTDGQINADWTHAKHVVLYGRNVFESVEIKAMNSFMAALEKGTKLTYIDPRVTITAAKAHDYKMIRPGGDLAFNYALMNVIIKEKLYDAPYVKRWVEGFNELSRFVDPYTPEWAEKETGIPAAEIVSLAREVSRVKPAVVFHYGYRGSHHPTEVYFRRSILILNALMGSIESKGGLFIKKGLKDAGYKAGLRTFSSQKFPEMEDKRRFDGCGQDKFPIADPAHGVGFMFPHAVIHEDPYPIKVLFAFRYDPLLSNPDYNTNLKALQKLDLIVASDVNFGATTALADVILPESFFLERSDPLQMGSGLKPAINRRIACVRPRFDTKPMWWIVKQLADRLGVGQYFPYDTAEDIWKYQLADLDIKIEDFDETGFVSLSDKAIWWDRNDGINFKTPSGKIEVVSDLMESHGIPSLPAYQPLDRQPDAFRLMCGRCVAHTNVMTQNNLYLNHLVPENRLWINERRAEELRIADGDRIEVASGAGKGEMRAFVTDLIHPEAAFMLHGFGHKEIDSKRSYGKGVADALLQERLYDRIGGSPALDHTWITVKKL, translated from the coding sequence ATGAAAAAGCATATCAACACGTTGTGTTTTATGTGTTCTGTGCGTTGCCCGATCCAGGTCGAGGTGGAAAACGAACAGGTGATCAGCATCCGGGGCAACCCCCACGTACCGGCCATGAAAGGCGGCGTCTGCCCCAAGGGTGTGGCGGCGGTGGCAGCCCTGAACGACACCCAGCGGATCCAATCCCCGTTGATCCGGACAGGCGAACGGGGTTCGGGTCAATGGAAACGGGTGAGTTGGGAAGATGCCCTGGATTACACGGCCGATCGCTGCAAGGCGATTTTCGACACATACGGAGCCAAGAGCGCCGTGTATTGCGAACGGGCCAACCTGATCTCCGATATCTCCAAGTCCTTTCAAAAGGCCATCGGATCCCCCAACCACTTCACCCACGACACGGTCTGCAAGGGATCCATCAACACGGCCTGCCGTTCGATGATCGGTTACACCGACGGCCAGATCAATGCCGATTGGACCCATGCCAAACACGTGGTGCTGTATGGTCGCAACGTCTTCGAATCGGTTGAAATCAAGGCGATGAACAGCTTCATGGCGGCCCTGGAGAAGGGAACCAAACTGACCTACATCGATCCACGCGTGACGATCACGGCGGCCAAGGCGCACGATTACAAAATGATCCGGCCGGGTGGAGACCTGGCCTTCAATTACGCCCTGATGAACGTCATCATCAAAGAGAAGCTCTACGACGCCCCCTATGTGAAACGCTGGGTGGAGGGCTTCAACGAACTGAGCCGATTCGTGGATCCTTACACCCCGGAATGGGCCGAAAAGGAGACCGGTATTCCGGCCGCGGAGATCGTCAGCCTGGCCCGGGAGGTGAGCAGAGTCAAGCCGGCCGTGGTCTTCCATTACGGATACCGCGGCTCGCACCACCCCACCGAAGTCTACTTCCGCCGCTCGATCCTGATCCTGAACGCCCTGATGGGCAGCATCGAGAGCAAAGGGGGGCTCTTCATCAAAAAGGGGCTCAAGGACGCGGGGTACAAAGCCGGCCTGAGGACCTTCTCTTCCCAGAAATTTCCCGAAATGGAAGACAAACGCCGTTTCGACGGCTGCGGCCAGGACAAGTTCCCCATCGCCGATCCGGCCCATGGCGTGGGCTTCATGTTCCCCCACGCGGTGATCCACGAAGACCCCTATCCGATCAAGGTGCTGTTCGCCTTCCGCTACGATCCGCTGCTCTCCAATCCGGATTACAACACCAACTTGAAGGCCTTGCAGAAACTCGACCTGATCGTGGCCAGCGATGTCAATTTCGGTGCCACCACGGCCCTGGCGGATGTCATTCTGCCCGAGTCGTTCTTCCTGGAGCGTTCCGATCCCCTTCAGATGGGATCCGGGTTGAAACCGGCCATCAATCGCCGCATCGCCTGCGTCCGCCCGCGGTTCGATACCAAACCGATGTGGTGGATCGTCAAACAGCTGGCCGACCGCCTGGGCGTCGGCCAATACTTCCCGTACGACACCGCCGAGGATATCTGGAAATACCAGCTGGCGGACCTGGATATCAAGATCGAGGATTTCGACGAGACCGGTTTCGTCTCCCTGAGCGACAAGGCCATCTGGTGGGATCGCAACGACGGCATCAACTTCAAGACCCCCTCCGGCAAGATCGAGGTGGTCTCCGACTTGATGGAGAGCCATGGGATCCCATCGCTGCCGGCCTATCAACCGCTCGACCGTCAACCGGACGCGTTCCGCCTGATGTGCGGCCGCTGCGTGGCCCACACCAACGTCATGACGCAAAACAACCTTTACCTCAACCATCTGGTGCCCGAGAATCGCCTCTGGATCAATGAACGGCGGGCCGAAGAACTGAGGATTGCCGACGGCGACCGCATCGAGGTCGCCTCCGGCGCGGGCAAGGGCGAAATGCGCGCCTTCGTCACCGACCTGATTCACCCCGAAGCGGCCTTCATGCTGCATGGATTCGGGCACAAGGAGATCGACAGCAAACGCAGCTATGGTAAGGGGGTGGCCGATGCACTGCTTCAGGAGCGCCTCTATGACAGGATCGGTGGCAGTCCGGCGCTGGACCACACTTGGATCACGGTCAAAAAACTATAA
- the aroB gene encoding 3-dehydroquinate synthase, whose product MHEILIQGQSGRSRVLVGETFDNLANYLPDGRTIIITDETVGALYGKRFPRGDVITIGCGEQHKTLDTLAMIYERLIDAEADRSSFIVGIGGGIVGDVTGFAASTYMRGLRFGFVPTSLLAQVDATVGGKNGVNFKGYKNMVGVFNQPEFVLADIALLDTLPPEEIACGLAEIVKHGCIADAAYFDFIESHCDAIARMDHPTLLHLVDGSVRIKAAVVNQDEREAGERRKLNFGHTLGHAFEKTLGISHGAAVSAGMVQAAELSVQKGLLAPTHLERIKTLLGRLDLPVALDFDRRAVFEALKKDKKREQTRLHFVLLETIGKAVVETVGLDELEKWLR is encoded by the coding sequence ATGCACGAAATCCTGATCCAAGGGCAAAGCGGACGCTCACGGGTGCTGGTCGGCGAAACGTTTGACAACCTGGCAAACTACCTGCCCGATGGCCGCACCATCATCATTACCGACGAAACGGTCGGCGCCCTCTACGGCAAGCGTTTCCCCCGAGGCGACGTCATCACCATCGGCTGCGGGGAGCAGCACAAGACCCTGGACACCCTCGCTATGATCTATGAACGGCTCATCGATGCGGAAGCCGACCGCAGCAGCTTCATCGTGGGCATCGGCGGCGGCATCGTGGGGGACGTGACCGGTTTCGCCGCCTCGACCTACATGCGCGGACTGCGCTTCGGCTTCGTGCCCACCAGCCTGCTGGCCCAGGTGGACGCCACCGTGGGCGGCAAAAACGGCGTCAACTTCAAGGGCTACAAAAACATGGTGGGCGTCTTCAACCAACCCGAATTCGTCCTGGCCGACATCGCCCTGCTCGACACCCTGCCGCCCGAAGAGATCGCCTGCGGCCTGGCCGAAATCGTCAAGCACGGCTGCATCGCCGACGCCGCCTATTTCGATTTCATCGAGTCCCACTGCGACGCCATCGCCCGCATGGACCACCCCACCCTGTTGCACCTGGTGGACGGCTCGGTACGCATCAAGGCCGCCGTGGTCAACCAGGACGAGCGCGAGGCGGGCGAGCGCCGCAAACTCAACTTCGGCCACACCCTCGGCCACGCTTTTGAAAAGACCCTGGGCATCTCCCATGGCGCGGCGGTCAGCGCCGGCATGGTCCAGGCGGCCGAACTTTCCGTTCAAAAAGGATTGCTGGCCCCGACCCACCTGGAACGCATCAAGACCCTGCTCGGGCGATTGGACCTGCCAGTGGCCCTGGATTTCGACCGCCGGGCCGTATTCGAAGCCTTGAAGAAAGACAAAAAGCGCGAACAGACCCGGCTGCACTTCGTGCTGCTCGAAACCATCGGAAAGGCGGTGGTGGAGACGGTGGGGCTGGATGAATTGGAAAAATGGCTGCGCTGA
- the ftsH gene encoding ATP-dependent zinc metalloprotease FtsH, with amino-acid sequence MENKTKFNIWYILMAVWGILLLQNLIFSQFRPKVIPYSEFMQAVMEDKVIEIAIAKDRIHGKMKDEEGGEILFTTVRVDTDLSDALTEHNVKFSGEVENTLFKTILSWVLPVLLFFGVWYFLMQRMQAGQVGMMQFGKNKAKIIGEKDIETRFDDVAGADEAKEELQEIVSFLKQPQDYVAIGGQMPRGVLLVGPPGTGKTLIARAVAGEAGVPFFSISGSEFVEMFVGMGAARVRDLFVQAREKAPCIIFIDELDALGKARGAGMMGGHDEREQTLNQLLVEMDGFDPSNGIIIMSATNRPEVLDPALLRSGRFDRQVLIDRPDINGRLAILKIHAKRIKLAEDVDLSVIAQKTPGFSGADLANALNEAALLAVRKKKQTVGIEELDEAVDRIIGGLEKKNRVINPKEKKIVAYHEVGHALTAVLTPGTDPVHKISIIPRGLAALGYTQQRPTEDRYLMSYEELLSKIDVLLGGRVAEKIMFNSATTGAGNDLMRATDIARAMVAEYGMGETLGLSTYPRQRTPVFLQTDQPFGGAREYSEATAARLDEEIKALLDQREQHVRDMLTDHKEALIRIAERLLEKEVIYEDEFKSLI; translated from the coding sequence ATGGAAAACAAGACCAAGTTCAACATCTGGTACATCCTGATGGCGGTGTGGGGCATTTTGCTGCTGCAGAACCTGATTTTTTCCCAGTTTCGGCCCAAGGTGATTCCGTACAGCGAGTTCATGCAAGCGGTGATGGAAGACAAGGTGATCGAAATCGCCATCGCCAAGGACCGCATCCATGGGAAGATGAAAGACGAGGAGGGGGGCGAAATCCTTTTTACCACCGTGCGTGTGGATACGGATCTTTCCGATGCGTTGACCGAGCACAACGTGAAGTTTTCAGGAGAGGTGGAAAACACGCTTTTTAAAACGATCCTGTCGTGGGTTCTGCCGGTGCTGCTCTTTTTCGGGGTCTGGTACTTCCTGATGCAGCGCATGCAGGCCGGCCAGGTGGGCATGATGCAGTTCGGCAAGAACAAGGCCAAGATCATCGGCGAAAAGGACATCGAGACGCGTTTCGATGATGTGGCCGGTGCCGACGAGGCCAAGGAAGAGCTGCAGGAGATCGTCAGCTTTCTGAAACAGCCCCAGGACTATGTGGCCATCGGCGGCCAGATGCCCCGGGGGGTTCTGCTGGTGGGACCGCCGGGTACCGGTAAAACCCTGATCGCCCGGGCCGTGGCCGGTGAGGCGGGGGTCCCCTTCTTTTCCATCAGCGGTTCGGAATTTGTGGAGATGTTCGTAGGCATGGGCGCCGCGAGGGTGCGGGATCTGTTCGTACAGGCGCGCGAGAAGGCGCCGTGCATCATCTTCATCGACGAACTGGACGCCCTCGGCAAGGCGCGCGGCGCCGGCATGATGGGCGGCCACGACGAGCGCGAGCAGACGCTCAATCAGCTCCTGGTGGAGATGGACGGCTTCGACCCCAGCAACGGCATCATCATCATGTCGGCCACCAACCGGCCCGAGGTGCTCGACCCGGCCCTGCTCCGATCCGGCCGCTTCGACCGCCAGGTGCTCATCGACCGACCGGACATCAACGGCCGCCTGGCCATTTTGAAGATCCACGCCAAGCGGATCAAGCTGGCCGAGGATGTGGATCTGTCGGTGATCGCGCAGAAGACCCCAGGTTTTTCAGGGGCAGATCTCGCTAATGCCCTTAACGAGGCGGCCTTGCTGGCGGTGCGCAAGAAGAAGCAGACCGTGGGGATCGAGGAGTTGGACGAGGCCGTGGACCGCATCATCGGCGGCCTGGAGAAGAAAAACCGGGTGATCAATCCCAAGGAGAAAAAGATCGTGGCCTATCACGAGGTGGGGCATGCCCTGACCGCCGTGCTCACCCCGGGCACCGACCCAGTGCACAAAATTTCCATCATACCGCGGGGATTGGCCGCGCTGGGGTACACCCAGCAGCGGCCCACCGAGGACCGCTACCTGATGAGCTACGAGGAGCTGCTGTCCAAGATCGATGTGTTGCTCGGCGGGCGCGTGGCCGAAAAGATCATGTTCAACAGCGCCACCACCGGGGCGGGCAACGATTTGATGCGCGCCACGGATATCGCCCGCGCCATGGTAGCCGAATATGGCATGGGCGAAACCCTGGGGTTGTCGACCTATCCCCGGCAGCGCACACCGGTTTTCCTGCAGACCGACCAACCTTTTGGCGGCGCCCGCGAGTACAGCGAGGCCACGGCGGCCAGACTGGACGAGGAGATCAAGGCGCTTCTCGATCAACGGGAGCAGCATGTGCGGGATATGCTCACCGATCACAAGGAGGCGCTGATACGGATCGCCGAGCGTCTTTTGGAAAAAGAGGTGATCTATGAGGATGAGTTCAAGAGTTTGATCTAA
- a CDS encoding LysE family translocator, producing the protein MLNELTMGMLLGLSAGLSPGPLLALVMTETLAHGTRAGLRVALAPLVTDAPIILVTVFILARLSEFRPLLGIVSLAGGLFVCYLGVSHLRVHPASVDLHDARPLSLFKGIVVNFLSPHPYLFWLGVGAPTITRAMAKGPIAPLAFIVGFYLLLVGSKVALAVALGKSGAFLTGRWYLGIMRLLGGLLIILGILLFREGLRLL; encoded by the coding sequence ATGTTGAACGAGCTGACCATGGGGATGTTGCTGGGACTGTCCGCCGGTCTGTCGCCGGGCCCCCTGCTGGCGCTCGTCATGACCGAAACCCTGGCCCACGGCACGCGGGCCGGTCTGCGGGTGGCCCTGGCCCCGCTGGTCACCGATGCACCGATCATCCTGGTGACCGTCTTCATCCTGGCCAGGCTGAGCGAATTTCGACCCCTGCTGGGCATCGTCTCCCTCGCAGGGGGGCTGTTCGTCTGCTACCTGGGCGTCAGCCATCTGCGTGTGCATCCGGCATCCGTCGATCTGCATGACGCCCGACCGCTTTCGCTGTTCAAGGGCATCGTGGTCAATTTTCTCAGCCCCCACCCCTATCTGTTCTGGCTGGGCGTCGGCGCCCCGACCATCACACGCGCCATGGCCAAAGGCCCGATCGCGCCCCTGGCCTTCATCGTCGGTTTTTATCTCCTGCTGGTGGGTTCCAAGGTGGCCTTGGCCGTCGCCTTGGGCAAATCGGGCGCCTTCCTGACGGGCCGGTGGTACCTCGGCATCATGCGATTGCTCGGCGGGCTGCTGATCATCCTGGGCATCCTGCTGTTCAGGGAAGGGTTGCGGTTGTTGTAG
- the aroF gene encoding 3-deoxy-7-phosphoheptulonate synthase, giving the protein MLIVMDRKATAEEVQRVVDIIESKGYTARPIPGGDRVSIGILNNEGPVDPALFIGLPGVKDAIPVTRPYKLVSREIKPSDTLIEVGKVTIGNGHLTLIGGPCAIESEAQAMTIAERVKEAGGHIFRGGAYKPRTSPYTFQGMGLAGLKILAKVRDTFDMPVVTEVMDTETFDQVEAYADIVQIGTRNMQNFSLLKRAGKCRRPIMLKRGMSATLDEWLMAAEYIMAGGNPNVILCERGVRTFVRHSRNTLDLSVVPVVRKESHLPIIIDPSHAAGKRDQVIPLSRASVAVGAHGLMVEVHHEPQNALSDGAQSLYPEQFTRLCRDVRRVHDILKDD; this is encoded by the coding sequence ATGCTGATCGTAATGGATAGGAAAGCCACTGCCGAAGAGGTCCAGCGGGTCGTCGACATCATCGAGTCCAAAGGCTACACGGCCCGGCCGATTCCCGGCGGCGACCGGGTCTCCATCGGCATCCTGAACAACGAGGGCCCGGTGGATCCGGCGCTCTTCATCGGTCTGCCCGGCGTCAAGGACGCCATCCCCGTCACGCGCCCCTACAAGCTGGTCAGTCGGGAAATCAAACCCAGCGACACGCTGATCGAGGTCGGCAAAGTCACCATCGGTAACGGCCATCTGACCCTCATCGGCGGACCGTGCGCCATCGAGAGCGAAGCGCAAGCCATGACCATCGCCGAACGGGTCAAAGAGGCCGGCGGCCACATTTTTCGGGGCGGCGCCTACAAGCCGCGCACCTCGCCCTACACCTTCCAGGGCATGGGACTGGCGGGCCTCAAGATTCTCGCCAAGGTGCGCGACACCTTCGACATGCCGGTGGTGACCGAAGTGATGGACACCGAGACCTTCGATCAGGTCGAAGCGTACGCCGACATCGTGCAGATCGGAACGCGCAACATGCAGAACTTCAGCCTGCTCAAGCGCGCCGGCAAATGCCGGCGGCCGATCATGCTCAAACGCGGCATGTCGGCCACCCTGGATGAATGGCTCATGGCCGCCGAATATATCATGGCCGGCGGCAACCCCAATGTCATCCTCTGCGAACGCGGGGTGCGGACTTTCGTGCGCCACAGCCGAAACACTCTGGATCTTTCGGTGGTGCCCGTGGTTCGGAAAGAGAGCCACCTGCCGATCATCATCGATCCGAGCCACGCGGCCGGCAAACGCGACCAGGTGATCCCGCTGAGCCGCGCCTCCGTAGCCGTCGGCGCCCATGGATTGATGGTGGAAGTCCACCACGAGCCCCAAAACGCCCTGAGTGACGGCGCACAATCGCTCTACCCCGAGCAGTTCACCCGGCTGTGCCGGGATGTCCGGAGGGTCCACGACATATTGAAGGACGATTGA
- a CDS encoding universal stress protein codes for MGAPNPSIRSILCMVDFSPAAKALIDWSARLAQRTGAGLRLLHAIHVPSDPLHPTTEFERSGDLQARRAQCETAIAALMPPSTVSMQVAIVSGDPVEAVVDYCRGHPIDLIVAGSLGITRLKRLFLGTVVERLVRLVTCPVLILRPAGRGPDKIGRIGVCCDLSPDHLPLIRWGGRLAHALGASVKVLHAIESPVHVDMIDPATGPYGQVQSQLQQQIDEQLKRMARDEIVSEVAVSTHLATGPAQDELLDRVRGGNVDLVVVGVRHHSAIGKLIVGSTTEILLRKAPCHVLTVPVPFVTKAAAQEAVAPRPPTGVVRDPFYLAHRCETEHAENHHRLEAVYAMLDRLEPALSLVRIPPRPATEEDLIRVHSAAYVHQIEATARHDHTQLTPDTYACAASFAVASMAAGGVIAAIDAVVAGQIRNAFVLARPPGHHAEAGRANGYCLFNNVAVGARYAREKLGMDKVLIVDWDLHHGNGIQHIFEHDPSVLYFSTHQYPLFPGTGHLLEVGRGRGEGYTINVPLRKGLGDGEVAHLYKRLLAPIAHDFKPDLILVAAGFDIHKKDPLGGMKLTAQGFAALTRIVMQISDACCQGRLVLVLEGGYHRQSLADSVRAVLEELCDRTHCDVNQVAARFKRRKVEPSIYRCTEVMKRYWSCLNESEVNRERQDDHG; via the coding sequence ATGGGCGCCCCAAACCCGAGCATCCGCTCCATCCTCTGCATGGTCGATTTCTCTCCGGCCGCAAAGGCGTTGATCGACTGGTCGGCCCGCCTGGCGCAGCGCACAGGGGCCGGGCTGCGCCTGTTGCATGCCATCCACGTGCCATCGGACCCGCTCCATCCCACCACCGAATTCGAACGCAGCGGTGACCTTCAGGCGCGGCGAGCCCAATGCGAAACCGCCATCGCAGCGCTGATGCCGCCGTCGACGGTTTCCATGCAAGTTGCAATCGTCTCCGGTGATCCGGTCGAAGCGGTCGTCGACTATTGCCGTGGACATCCCATTGACCTGATCGTGGCCGGCAGCCTGGGCATCACGCGCTTGAAACGTCTCTTTCTGGGCACCGTGGTCGAACGGCTGGTGCGCCTTGTGACCTGCCCCGTGCTGATATTGCGACCCGCCGGCCGCGGTCCCGACAAGATCGGCCGGATCGGGGTGTGTTGCGACTTGTCGCCGGATCACCTCCCCTTGATTCGTTGGGGCGGCCGCCTGGCACACGCCCTGGGAGCCTCGGTGAAAGTGCTGCATGCCATCGAATCCCCTGTTCATGTGGATATGATCGATCCGGCGACCGGTCCCTACGGCCAGGTGCAATCGCAGCTCCAGCAGCAGATTGATGAACAACTGAAGCGCATGGCGCGGGACGAGATCGTGTCGGAGGTGGCCGTGAGCACCCATCTGGCCACCGGTCCGGCCCAGGATGAGCTGCTCGACAGGGTGCGCGGCGGCAACGTCGATCTGGTGGTGGTCGGTGTGCGCCACCACAGTGCCATCGGCAAGTTGATCGTCGGCTCGACCACCGAGATCTTGTTGCGCAAGGCCCCCTGTCATGTGCTCACCGTCCCTGTTCCGTTCGTGACGAAAGCAGCCGCCCAGGAGGCTGTCGCCCCCCGACCGCCGACCGGCGTGGTCCGGGATCCCTTCTACCTGGCGCACCGCTGCGAAACCGAACACGCGGAGAACCACCACCGCCTGGAAGCCGTTTACGCAATGCTGGACCGTCTCGAGCCTGCCTTGTCCCTGGTACGCATCCCGCCACGCCCGGCAACCGAAGAAGACCTCATACGTGTCCACTCGGCGGCCTATGTGCACCAGATCGAGGCCACGGCCCGACACGACCATACCCAGTTGACCCCGGACACCTACGCCTGCGCCGCCTCTTTCGCGGTCGCGTCGATGGCCGCCGGTGGCGTCATTGCGGCCATCGACGCCGTCGTTGCCGGGCAAATCCGCAATGCCTTTGTCCTGGCGCGACCGCCCGGCCATCATGCCGAGGCCGGCCGCGCCAACGGGTACTGCCTGTTCAACAACGTGGCCGTCGGCGCCCGCTATGCCCGTGAAAAACTGGGAATGGACAAGGTGCTCATCGTGGATTGGGACCTGCATCACGGCAACGGCATCCAGCATATCTTCGAACACGACCCTTCGGTACTCTACTTCTCGACCCACCAATATCCGCTGTTTCCTGGAACCGGTCACCTGTTGGAGGTGGGACGCGGCCGCGGAGAAGGCTACACCATCAATGTCCCCCTGCGCAAAGGATTGGGCGATGGAGAGGTCGCGCATCTTTACAAACGGCTGCTCGCACCGATCGCCCATGACTTCAAACCGGATCTGATTCTGGTGGCCGCCGGGTTCGACATCCATAAAAAAGACCCTTTGGGCGGCATGAAGCTCACCGCCCAGGGATTCGCGGCCCTGACGCGCATCGTCATGCAGATCAGCGACGCCTGCTGCCAGGGCCGCCTGGTCCTGGTACTGGAAGGCGGCTATCACCGGCAGTCCCTGGCCGATTCGGTCAGGGCCGTCCTGGAAGAACTTTGCGACCGCACGCACTGCGACGTCAACCAGGTGGCCGCCAGGTTCAAGCGACGAAAAGTCGAACCCAGCATTTACCGCTGTACCGAAGTGATGAAACGCTACTGGTCCTGTTTGAATGAATCGGAAGTCAACCGCGAAAGGCAGGATGATCATGGATAA